The genomic segment ATTATCTAGACTTAAGGGAAGGAAAACTGCATGTACTTCACTGATGAAGAAAGATATAGAACGTCATTTAACACCCGAGCAGATTCATGGGCGTTATCAGTACGAAAATAAGCCAATCGTATCGTTTAAAACGATTTATAATTGGATATATAATGGCCAACTCGAAGTTAGTGTAGAGACGTTAAGACGAAAAGGTAAAATACGTGAACCCCATGAGACTAGAGGGAAATTCATTATTGGTAAACCTATTTCCAAACGACCTAAAGAAGTGAAGAGGAGGCAAAGTTTCGGTCATTGGGAATTAGATACCATGGTTTCTTCCAGAGGGAAAAGCAAAGGATGCTTGGCTACATTTGTAGAGCGAAAAACACGTTTTTATCTGGCATTTAAAATACCTGACCGATCAGCTAGGTCAATGTTTTCAGTCATAGAAACACTTCAGAAGATTTTTCCTAAGAACTTTTTAAAAACATTTACATCAGACAGAGGAAAAGAATTTGCTTGTTATCCTCAAGTGGAAGCTTTAGGAATAGACTTTTACTTTGCGGACGCTTATTCATCTTGGAAAAGAGGAAGTAATGAAAATTCAAATGGATTGCTTAGAGAATATTTTCCTAAGAGGACTAATCTAACCGACATTACTGATGAATCGTTAGTAAATGCTTTACTTGCTATAAATCACCGTCCAAGAAAATGCTTAGGTTACAAAACAGCATTTGAGGCTCTTATGGATGAATTTTAGATTTGTTGCACTTTTTTTTGCAATTTATCTCAAATAAAAAACAAATCCAACACAGAGAACAGTTCTTCAAGTGCAATAAGAACTGGCACTACTATCGAAAAATGGTATAGACTCGGTACTAGAACTGTTGGTGGTCAAAAACTTCCAGCATATAAATGGGATTCCCTTAATTCCATTATTAACGCACATATTACAACTGGTATTGCTGCTAACTGTAATATGAACGAAGAATCTTACCAGGATTTTTTGCGTACTACCGCATCTCAAAATACAGATATTATTTCTGATAAATAATTTACAACGGGCAACTGTTAATATACAGCTGCCCGTTGTTTTAATTTTGTGCTTTCTCTAATTCTTTTTTCATAAAATTCGTCCAGGAGATCTCATCCGTATTCTTATATCTTGAATACGAAAAACCAGTATTTTCATAGTGTTTTCCCTGCATATCATCAAGAATCGTTTTTGCAATTGCCTCTCCCAACTTTATTGGTACTGCATTACCTATTTGCTTATATTGGTCAAGAATTGCTCCGCAAATTTTCCAATCTTGTGGAAACTCCTGAATGCAAGCATATTCTTCAACACTTAAAGGTCTATCCTCTGTAGGATGTGCCAAATCGGTTGCCGGCATCGTTGGATTCGTTACAAGGGTAGGTGATGGTTTTGAGTATGATAATCTTCTTAAGAATCCGGTCTTTCCCCCACCAAGATAGAATGATTTACCCATTGCTTCCTTTTGCATCTCTAAAGGAAGGTCTTTCCAATACTGTCCTTCTTTTAGCATCCTATAATACTTCAATCTTTTTTCCGGAAATTCAATGTAGTGTTTTTCCACATCTTCAGGAAGATTATCAAATGCATCTCTTAATGTTCTCCATTTTTTTAGGCCATCTGTTCCATCTTCATTGTGTGTTGGTTGTAAATAGCTTACCTTTTCGTCACCAAGTTTGCCAATAATCACTACTCGTTCTCTAATTTGAGGAGCACCGAAATATGCAGCATTATACAAGTTGAATGATACCGAGTAACCCATTTCCTTTAACCTATCAAGGATTATCATCATTGCGCCACCCTTGATTGGTTCCTCCAAATCACCGTATTTAAATGGAGTGGATAATAGCCCTCGTACATTTTCGATTACAACATATGTTGGCTTGATTTCTGAAATAATGCTTAGATATTTCAAAAATACATTTCCTCGTTCATCATCAAAAGCTTTTCTATTTCCAGCTGTACTAAACGCTTGACAAGGTGGATCCCCAAAAATAATATCTACCTTTCTGCCTTCCGGGACCTTAGCCATCTTTAGAATTTCCTCAGAGCTGAATTTCGTAATATCTCCAATTAAGCCGATGTCTGGATTATTTTTTTCTATTGTCATCCTGCATGCTTTATTAAATTCACATGCTAGTAAAGCTTCAATTCCGCCATTTTTCATTCCAACATCTAATCCCATAGCACCCGAGAAAAAACTCAAGGCAACTATTGGCGGAATATCATCATTAAGTCTTTCATGGTCATCTGGCTCTATAACAACATCATATTCGTCTAAATATTTCTTCAGATCATCTTCTGATGTAAGCCACTGGCTTCCTACTCTTTCTGCTTTTAGATGTTCGTTTTTAATTAACGTTCTAACCGACTGAGCAGTTACTTTCAACCTCTTAGAAACTTCTGTAACTGTTAATAAATTC from the Streptococcus constellatus subsp. constellatus genome contains:
- a CDS encoding IS30 family transposase, yielding MSYLHITIIDRLKIEAYLEAGFNQSYIATKLDFHRSSISREIKQCPNKYSAEEAQRQYEELSRLKGRKTACTSLMKKDIERHLTPEQIHGRYQYENKPIVSFKTIYNWIYNGQLEVSVETLRRKGKIREPHETRGKFIIGKPISKRPKEVKRRQSFGHWELDTMVSSRGKSKGCLATFVERKTRFYLAFKIPDRSARSMFSVIETLQKIFPKNFLKTFTSDRGKEFACYPQVEALGIDFYFADAYSSWKRGSNENSNGLLREYFPKRTNLTDITDESLVNALLAINHRPRKCLGYKTAFEALMDEF
- a CDS encoding DNA cytosine methyltransferase, with translation MIDTTNLLTVTEVSKRLKVTAQSVRTLIKNEHLKAERVGSQWLTSEDDLKKYLDEYDVVIEPDDHERLNDDIPPIVALSFFSGAMGLDVGMKNGGIEALLACEFNKACRMTIEKNNPDIGLIGDITKFSSEEILKMAKVPEGRKVDIIFGDPPCQAFSTAGNRKAFDDERGNVFLKYLSIISEIKPTYVVIENVRGLLSTPFKYGDLEEPIKGGAMMIILDRLKEMGYSVSFNLYNAAYFGAPQIRERVVIIGKLGDEKVSYLQPTHNEDGTDGLKKWRTLRDAFDNLPEDVEKHYIEFPEKRLKYYRMLKEGQYWKDLPLEMQKEAMGKSFYLGGGKTGFLRRLSYSKPSPTLVTNPTMPATDLAHPTEDRPLSVEEYACIQEFPQDWKICGAILDQYKQIGNAVPIKLGEAIAKTILDDMQGKHYENTGFSYSRYKNTDEISWTNFMKKELEKAQN